The nucleotide sequence CGCCTAAATCATTCGGTTTGACAAAGGAAACAGAAAACCCAGGCGGGTAGATTTTTGAAGAAACCTACCCGCCTGGGTTTTTATCCCTTCGGTGTAGTAATAGCCAAAATGACCATACCTGGACCGCTTGGACCGTTCAATCAATTGAATATTAATACCCCATTGATCACGGAACCCTAGGTCCACTTTCCTCGTAGTCCGAAAATTTACGGTTTTCGGGTAGAGACTTTCGGGCCATATTCCCAAATTTATACGAGTTATATTTTTTACATATTCTCATATCTGCATCCCTAGTGTATCAGGGTTAATATAAAATTTCAACCTTTTTTCCGAACGTTTAATAGACAATTAATATAAATATTCGTTTTTACCTAAAAAATGTTCGGAAAATAAAACAGCCCCGACAGATAAAAGCTGCCGAGACCATTGGGAATATGTATGGTGAGCCATGAAGGACTCGAACCTTCGACACCCTGATTAAAAGTCAGGTGCTCTACCAACTGAGCTAATGGCTCAAATATCAACAACGTTTATTATATTAACAAATTCGACAAGGAAAGACAAGGGCTAATTTATTCCAATTCTGGACAAGGACGATGGTGAAAATAAGGGAGCCCCTCTCATTTCCTTTACGGGATTGAGAAGGGCTCCAGTTAGACCTCTTCCTCTGTTTTCAACTTCTTAGAAGTAGACCTCAGGACTTTCTTAATTCTTCAGGTGCTTCTGGCTGATACAAAAACCAAGCGCTTGCGGTTCCCACATCCATTGCTGCTATTAAGGCGATTACGGAAGCAATACTGGTACTTACCCTTACAACCAACCCTTTAAGCATGGATGTTCCTCCTTTCGAATATTTTGGAAAACCTTTTATCTATAGCACCTATCGTGTTGTAACCAGCAGGAGTAACCGTAAAAAGCTGAAACATCCATCCCATGATGACAGACAACAACACAGGAACTTCTGTATAGGATTCGATTGGCAAGATGTATAAAATGCTGAATATTATGAAAATCAGGAGGACACTTCTTCCCTTAAAGGTCCAATCTGAATGAGTGAGATGTTTGGTATCCCATTTCCCAGGAACCCAAATCCAGATGACACTAAGGGAATATAGGAAGAAAAGGCTGAAAAAAACGAATTCATTTTTTAAGTACCAAGGGTAGCTTACTATTGTCAGCCAGCCAAAAAAAGGGAAGAAAAGAAGGCTTGTCCCTAAACATCGTCCATAAGTGGTACAATGAACCCCACCGGAAAAGGTGCGGAGAACAGAAAAGGAGAAAGCCGCAATAAGGGTTGTCCAAAATGTGCTTGTTATCCAGGCAATAAATAAAAGTAGCGCCGCTTTAATAAGCGAGGATAAAACAATCTGAATTCCATAGGCCAACACCGGAACAGAATATGCTCTGTCCGATGAAGAATAAATACTTTCGGCTAGTTTATTGGACCAATTTCTTATCATCATTTGTCACTCCTTGCTAAACAGGAAATATGACAGAAAAAGCCGTTCCCTCTTCTTCATTGCTGATGACTTCCATATAGCCCTTTTTTTTTTCACTAACTGTTTAACCGCCGCAAGACCCAAGCCGTCATGATTCTTTTTCGTTGAAAAACCGCCTTCAAATATCTTTTCTATCATATTTTCCGGAATAAGAGGCCGATAATTAGTTACCTTGATCATGCTGAAATTTTCAAAACTTTTGATTTCTATGGAAACTTTTCTTTCAGAAGGCGGCAATTCCATTACTGCCTCTCTTGCATTGTTTAACAGATTTCCTAAAATGCGAACTAAATCGATAGAATTAATCTCGATTTCGCTAAGATTTGACTTGATCTCCATCTTCAATTCAATCTGATCCATTTCATATAAAGCCAAATTGGTCTGAAGGAGTGCGCTTAATGCCGGATTATCCCTGATGATGACCCGATTCAGTTGCTTGATTTCACCCATCATTTTTTTCATATACTCTTTTAAATCCTCGTACTGTTGAAGAATCAAAAAAGAGTACATCACTTGAACATGATTAATAAAATCATGCCGCTGTGAACGAATGGTAGAAAATAGTTTATTAATGTTGTCTAAATAGGCTTTTTGTGCATCAAGTTCTGTTTCCTTCTCAAAGACCCTGATTATATAACGTAAATAAACAAAAGAAGTCAGTTGCAAAACAACTAGCATGCCAATAATAATATATAATATAATACCATTATCTCCAATGATATCCAATAGGACAATGGTCCCAATTGTTACCAAAAGAAAGGTTTGAAAAACAATTATTACAAACAAAATCACCGATTTCTTATTCATAGAGTACTTAGAAGAAATCCTAAATAAGGGGCGGTTTAATTTGCTTAATATGTATACTAAAGACAGCAACAGGAAAAAGGATATATAGGATATAAGGAAATAGGTGCTCGTTGACTGTAAAACGATTTGAGCTTGAGTTTCCGTAATAACCATATATGAAAACAGGACAATGGTTTCTACTATGCCTACAATAATATAAGATAATACAATAGAGGCAAAAACAAGTATCCATCTCACACGGAATAGCAAATAAAAACTTACCATAAGAATAGGCAACTGAATCAACACACGAATGACAAACGGGGGATTCAACCAGTTTAAACTGCCGATGATGACTGCCAGAATCAGCCCGTATAAAATAATTTTCTTTATTTCCTTTAGTGGATGTTTAAAGCATAGGGAGTAAGCGATCGCCGCCATTAGAATTTCTTCGGGTATAGATGTAAAAAAAAACGAATACCAAGTATATTCCTGCATGTCAAATCCTCCACACTTTATCCATCTATTGCTTCATCATACCAAAATTTGATATTTTTCGACATCCCTTTTCCCATTGAACTATTTATTTTTTACAGCCAGACGTTTGTGAACTACCCGCCACCTACGCTACGCTTAGAGGTTAGGGCTTCTAAGGTAATCGCACCTAACGGTACGAAATTTACTTAGCTATCGAGCCTGTTCCATGCTCTATTTATGATTATGCTAACAGTCGCAATCCTTCACGCTTGATATTGATAGAAGCATTCCAATCACGGTCTGCCACAAAACCACAATCACAGCGAAATGTACGATCAGAATAGAGATAGAGACTCCTTTACTTG is from Microaerobacter geothermalis and encodes:
- a CDS encoding cyclic lactone autoinducer peptide, translated to MLKGLVVRVSTSIASVIALIAAMDVGTASAWFLYQPEAPEELRKS
- a CDS encoding accessory gene regulator ArgB-like protein, with protein sequence MIRNWSNKLAESIYSSSDRAYSVPVLAYGIQIVLSSLIKAALLLFIAWITSTFWTTLIAAFSFSVLRTFSGGVHCTTYGRCLGTSLLFFPFFGWLTIVSYPWYLKNEFVFFSLFFLYSLSVIWIWVPGKWDTKHLTHSDWTFKGRSVLLIFIIFSILYILPIESYTEVPVLLSVIMGWMFQLFTVTPAGYNTIGAIDKRFSKIFERRNIHA
- a CDS encoding sensor histidine kinase translates to MQEYTWYSFFFTSIPEEILMAAIAYSLCFKHPLKEIKKIILYGLILAVIIGSLNWLNPPFVIRVLIQLPILMVSFYLLFRVRWILVFASIVLSYIIVGIVETIVLFSYMVITETQAQIVLQSTSTYFLISYISFFLLLSLVYILSKLNRPLFRISSKYSMNKKSVILFVIIVFQTFLLVTIGTIVLLDIIGDNGIILYIIIGMLVVLQLTSFVYLRYIIRVFEKETELDAQKAYLDNINKLFSTIRSQRHDFINHVQVMYSFLILQQYEDLKEYMKKMMGEIKQLNRVIIRDNPALSALLQTNLALYEMDQIELKMEIKSNLSEIEINSIDLVRILGNLLNNAREAVMELPPSERKVSIEIKSFENFSMIKVTNYRPLIPENMIEKIFEGGFSTKKNHDGLGLAAVKQLVKKKRAIWKSSAMKKRERLFLSYFLFSKE